A section of the Bacteroidia bacterium genome encodes:
- a CDS encoding thiamine pyrophosphate-dependent enzyme, with protein MLEKELLLKAYRLMCTERAMFAIYDANRQITHYVHATARGHEAIQIAAGLQLKPHDYGGFYYRDDAFLLAMGFTPYELMLQLLAKRDDPFSGGRSYYAHPSSNDPRFPTIPHQSSATGMQAIPTTGMAHGLKYLEGRNLLKAGEKPVVLCSLGDGCITEGEVSEAFQQAVLNDLPVLYLVQDNEWGISVTSDEMAAMDAYEFAAGFKGMHRMKVDGTEFSESYEAMFKAINYVRNERKPLLLHATCPLLGHHTSGVRMEFYRDNADLDLHRQRDPIPRMEAYLKNKHEITDDDLAEINEEAIKLVARDFERAKAEPDPEPESLMHHVYAPTSITEEKGERSPAGAEKTIMVDAALHAIDELMRDDERCILYGQDVGKRLGGVFREAATLGQKYGDDRVFNTPIQEAYIIGSTGGMAAVGIKPIVEVQFCDYIFTGLNQLITEMSKSCYLTMGKFPVGSIIRVPIGAYGGGGPYHSGCHESVITPVKGIKIAYPSNAADMKGLLKAAYHDPNPVVMLEHKGLYWSKVPGTEAAKSPEPDEDYIIPFGKARIFQEAGQQRIDNGESIVIVTYGMGVHWALNASKNYPGQIEILDLRTLVPCDDEAVYEAVRRHNKCLVLTEETLNNSFAQALACRIQENCFTELDAPVMTMGAIDLPAVPLNVAMEKLMLPSAEKVAKKIEELLGW; from the coding sequence ATGCTTGAGAAGGAGCTGCTGCTGAAAGCTTACCGCCTGATGTGTACAGAACGTGCCATGTTTGCGATCTATGACGCCAACCGGCAGATCACGCACTATGTACATGCCACCGCCCGCGGCCATGAGGCCATACAGATTGCTGCCGGACTGCAACTGAAACCGCACGACTATGGCGGATTTTATTATCGTGACGATGCGTTTTTACTGGCGATGGGTTTTACGCCCTACGAACTTATGCTGCAACTGCTGGCCAAGCGTGACGATCCATTTTCTGGCGGCCGCAGCTACTATGCGCATCCTTCCAGCAACGATCCGCGATTTCCTACCATCCCGCACCAAAGCAGTGCTACGGGAATGCAGGCCATTCCTACAACAGGCATGGCGCACGGCCTCAAATACCTCGAAGGTCGCAACCTCCTGAAAGCTGGAGAAAAGCCTGTAGTGCTTTGCTCCCTCGGTGATGGCTGCATTACGGAAGGTGAAGTTTCCGAGGCGTTTCAGCAGGCGGTATTGAACGACCTGCCGGTGCTCTATCTGGTGCAGGATAATGAATGGGGAATTTCCGTAACGAGCGATGAAATGGCAGCGATGGATGCCTATGAATTTGCCGCTGGTTTTAAAGGAATGCACCGGATGAAGGTGGATGGAACCGAATTCAGCGAAAGTTATGAGGCGATGTTTAAGGCAATAAACTATGTTCGCAACGAACGCAAACCGTTGCTGCTGCACGCCACCTGTCCGCTTCTGGGCCACCACACGTCAGGCGTCCGAATGGAGTTTTACCGTGATAATGCCGACCTCGACCTGCACCGGCAGCGCGATCCCATCCCCAGGATGGAGGCGTATCTGAAAAATAAACATGAGATTACAGATGACGACTTGGCGGAAATTAATGAAGAGGCAATCAAGCTGGTGGCCCGCGATTTTGAGCGCGCCAAAGCTGAGCCCGATCCGGAACCTGAATCGCTCATGCATCATGTGTATGCGCCAACTTCTATAACCGAAGAAAAGGGCGAGCGCTCCCCGGCAGGTGCTGAAAAAACCATAATGGTAGATGCGGCCCTTCATGCCATTGACGAACTGATGCGCGATGATGAAAGGTGCATTCTGTACGGCCAGGATGTAGGCAAGCGCCTCGGTGGCGTTTTTCGCGAAGCGGCAACCCTGGGCCAGAAATACGGGGATGACCGCGTATTCAACACGCCAATCCAGGAAGCATACATTATTGGCTCTACAGGAGGAATGGCAGCCGTGGGCATCAAGCCGATTGTAGAGGTGCAGTTTTGCGATTACATATTTACAGGACTGAACCAACTCATCACAGAGATGAGCAAATCCTGTTACCTGACGATGGGCAAGTTCCCGGTAGGTTCCATCATCCGGGTGCCGATCGGTGCGTATGGTGGCGGAGGCCCTTACCACTCCGGCTGTCATGAATCGGTGATCACCCCTGTGAAGGGAATTAAAATAGCCTATCCCTCCAATGCAGCCGATATGAAGGGATTACTGAAAGCGGCTTATCACGATCCGAACCCTGTGGTAATGCTGGAACACAAAGGCCTTTACTGGAGCAAAGTGCCCGGCACCGAAGCCGCAAAATCGCCTGAGCCTGATGAGGACTACATCATTCCTTTTGGCAAAGCCCGCATTTTTCAGGAAGCAGGGCAGCAGCGGATTGACAATGGCGAAAGCATCGTGATCGTAACATACGGGATGGGCGTACATTGGGCGCTGAATGCCTCTAAGAATTATCCCGGACAGATAGAGATCCTTGACTTGCGCACGCTCGTGCCATGTGACGATGAAGCGGTGTACGAGGCTGTCAGGCGCCACAACAAATGCCTGGTGCTTACCGAAGAAACGCTGAACAATTCCTTTGCCCAGGCGCTTGCCTGCCGCATTCAGGAAAACTGCTTTACAGAACTGGATGCTCCCGTCATGACAATGGGCGCTATAGACCTCCCGGCCGTTCCGCTGAATGTGGCCATGGAAAAACTGATGTTGCCTAGCGCTGAAAAAGTGGCAAAGAAAATTGAGGAACTCCTGGGCTGGTAG
- a CDS encoding class I SAM-dependent methyltransferase has protein sequence MAHCTLCLSQDLKKEVRGKDSRKYWFCDRCFLIHADEKYFLPAAEEKKRYLEHNNGIEQAGYVNFLNRAVNPALPYLNPEMRGLDFGCGPAPTISRLLEKHDIICDHYDPLFYPALDADASYNFIFATECFEHFFYPSNEMKRLQLLLNKNGYLIVMTEIWESFDLFKNWYYTRDRAHVSFFHKKTMTFLESNFNWNLIYNTDNRVFIFQKK, from the coding sequence ATGGCTCATTGCACATTGTGTTTATCGCAGGATCTGAAGAAAGAGGTCAGAGGAAAAGATAGCAGGAAGTATTGGTTTTGCGACCGTTGTTTTCTGATTCATGCAGATGAGAAGTATTTTCTTCCGGCAGCCGAGGAGAAGAAGCGATACCTGGAGCATAACAATGGAATAGAGCAGGCAGGGTATGTGAATTTTCTGAACCGGGCGGTGAATCCGGCTCTGCCATACTTAAACCCTGAGATGCGAGGTCTGGATTTCGGTTGTGGCCCGGCACCCACAATATCGAGGCTTCTCGAAAAGCATGACATTATATGTGACCATTATGATCCGCTCTTTTATCCTGCACTGGATGCCGATGCCTCCTACAATTTTATTTTTGCTACAGAGTGTTTTGAACATTTTTTTTATCCATCAAACGAAATGAAAAGGCTGCAATTATTATTGAATAAAAACGGATATTTAATTGTGATGACGGAAATCTGGGAAAGCTTTGACCTTTTTAAGAATTGGTATTATACCCGTGACCGGGCTCATGTTTCTTTTTTTCACAAGAAAACGATGACATTTTTAGAATCTAATTTTAATTGGAATTTAATTTATAATACTGATAACCGGGTTTTTATTTTTCAAAAGAAATAA
- a CDS encoding serine hydrolase domain-containing protein: MKMLLLLALIAIPFFCNAQDLKNKHLDELFDRLETKNQAMGSFSIAEKGKVVYQRAFGYASLNPEIKADSTTRYQVGSISKTFTAVIILQMVHEGKLSLQEPLFRFFPKWPQAEQITIEQLLRHRSGIHNFGEDRSEKYSLVNPQTREEILEIFEQAPIDFKPGSRAEYNNANYVVLSLIAEEIDGTSFTETFQARIVKPLQLRYTYVGRNAGQPSHEAQSYYWRRGWQKHPEGDLSTLMGAGAIVSTPAEVNVFFAAIFNEEFFPQEMISKMISLEDGFGMGIFRYPFNHRSCYGHAGSIGAFESMAAHFPDEEISFALCLNATRRPLNDVLVEALKVWFGEFD, translated from the coding sequence ATGAAAATGCTATTGCTCTTGGCTTTAATTGCCATACCCTTTTTCTGTAACGCCCAGGATTTAAAGAATAAACATTTGGATGAACTGTTCGACCGGCTGGAGACAAAGAACCAGGCTATGGGCAGCTTCAGCATTGCGGAAAAGGGTAAGGTTGTATATCAGCGGGCGTTTGGGTACGCCAGCCTTAATCCGGAGATAAAAGCGGATAGCACAACTCGCTACCAGGTGGGTTCAATCTCCAAAACCTTTACCGCTGTTATCATCCTGCAAATGGTGCATGAAGGAAAACTCTCGCTACAGGAGCCATTGTTCAGGTTCTTTCCCAAATGGCCGCAGGCAGAGCAGATAACTATTGAGCAACTGCTGCGACATCGTAGCGGCATTCATAATTTCGGAGAAGACCGCTCAGAGAAATACAGCCTGGTGAATCCACAGACAAGGGAAGAGATCCTGGAAATCTTTGAGCAGGCTCCGATTGACTTTAAACCGGGCAGCCGTGCAGAATATAACAATGCCAATTATGTGGTATTGAGCCTGATTGCAGAAGAAATTGACGGCACCTCTTTTACTGAAACCTTTCAGGCAAGAATTGTAAAGCCATTGCAGCTCCGGTATACTTATGTGGGCCGGAATGCGGGACAGCCCAGCCATGAGGCTCAGTCGTATTATTGGCGAAGAGGCTGGCAAAAGCACCCGGAAGGAGATCTGTCAACACTCATGGGAGCCGGAGCGATAGTTTCTACGCCAGCAGAGGTGAACGTCTTCTTTGCAGCGATATTCAATGAGGAATTCTTCCCGCAGGAAATGATATCAAAAATGATCTCCCTGGAAGATGGTTTTGGAATGGGTATTTTCCGCTACCCGTTTAACCACCGCTCTTGTTACGGTCATGCCGGCTCCATAGGCGCCTTTGAGTCCATGGCCGCCCATTTCCCTGACGAAGAAATCAGTTTTGCCCTTTGCCTCAATGCTACACGAAGGCCACTGAACGATGTTTTGGTCGAGGCGCTGAAGGTTTGGTTTGGAGAGTTCGACTAA
- a CDS encoding PIN domain-containing protein, whose product MIVEAYCRQPDLFEIVETPLSVVQIALDIMLTRQLSFWDALIVAAADRANCSVLITEDSNHGQQILGMKVQNPFA is encoded by the coding sequence ATGATCGTTGAGGCTTATTGCCGTCAGCCCGATCTTTTTGAAATAGTTGAAACTCCCCTTTCTGTGGTGCAAATAGCATTGGATATTATGCTTACCCGGCAACTTTCATTTTGGGATGCGTTAATTGTTGCTGCGGCAGACAGGGCTAACTGTTCTGTACTAATTACTGAAGATTCAAATCATGGTCAGCAAATTCTTGGAATGAAGGTGCAGAATCCATTTGCTTGA
- a CDS encoding glycosyltransferase family 4 protein, with product MAKPLKLLILNYYWPPAGGSGVQRCLKWATLLPEMGIETVVLTVDADQANYPLRDESMMKEVPDWLPVYRTSTLEPYGVYKRFAGKGKVPTAGFANESNPTRLQKFSRFIRGNLYVPDARRGWNQFAIPKALEIAAKHKVDAILTSSPPHSTQLIARAVKRKTGLPWIADLADAWTEIYWYPELRHLPFAKRKDAAYERSVMEESDAVVTISDLLKEQFMAKAPGISDEKFTIIHNGYDESDFNMPSRPPKDRFIITYTGTLADSYEPDIFWNVLKRMVEENPDVAYTLRFVGDLSPGIKSHLKRLGLEANVEYTGYVSHAEAVELMMASTALLLIIPKFKADVGNLPGKIYEYLRAQKPIFNIGPPHGESAKIIEECQAGKTFGRNQEDELYRYFFDLTRQWKNNPDLDISLENAPYQKFSRLNETKQLAEIVKKITS from the coding sequence ATGGCTAAACCGCTGAAGCTACTTATCCTAAATTATTATTGGCCTCCGGCAGGAGGTTCTGGCGTACAGCGATGCCTGAAATGGGCAACCTTGTTACCGGAAATGGGAATTGAAACCGTGGTGCTCACGGTGGACGCTGACCAGGCGAATTATCCGCTTCGTGATGAAAGCATGATGAAGGAAGTACCGGACTGGCTTCCCGTTTACCGCACTTCTACGCTGGAACCTTATGGCGTATACAAGCGATTTGCAGGTAAAGGAAAGGTGCCTACCGCAGGGTTTGCAAATGAAAGCAACCCTACGCGACTTCAGAAATTTTCACGCTTTATCCGGGGGAATCTTTATGTGCCGGATGCCCGCAGAGGCTGGAACCAATTTGCGATACCCAAAGCCCTGGAAATTGCGGCAAAGCATAAAGTAGATGCAATCCTCACTTCCAGCCCTCCGCATAGCACTCAACTCATTGCCAGAGCCGTAAAAAGGAAAACCGGTTTGCCGTGGATAGCAGACCTGGCCGATGCCTGGACTGAAATATATTGGTACCCTGAGCTGCGCCATTTGCCTTTTGCCAAAAGAAAAGATGCTGCGTATGAAAGATCGGTAATGGAAGAATCGGATGCCGTGGTCACCATTAGTGACTTGCTCAAAGAACAGTTTATGGCAAAAGCTCCGGGAATTTCAGATGAAAAATTTACGATTATTCATAACGGCTATGATGAATCGGATTTCAACATGCCTTCCCGGCCACCCAAAGACAGATTTATTATCACCTACACAGGAACGCTTGCGGATTCATACGAACCGGATATTTTCTGGAACGTGCTAAAAAGAATGGTGGAGGAAAATCCTGATGTGGCCTATACGCTCAGGTTTGTAGGCGATCTTTCTCCGGGTATCAAGTCTCACCTAAAAAGGCTAGGATTAGAAGCTAATGTAGAATATACGGGATACGTTTCCCATGCAGAAGCTGTGGAACTGATGATGGCCTCCACGGCATTGTTGCTCATTATTCCAAAGTTCAAAGCTGATGTGGGAAATTTGCCCGGTAAAATTTACGAATACCTTCGCGCGCAGAAACCCATTTTCAATATTGGGCCACCGCACGGAGAAAGTGCCAAAATTATAGAGGAATGCCAGGCCGGTAAAACCTTCGGACGAAACCAGGAAGATGAACTTTACCGCTATTTCTTTGATCTTACCCGCCAATGGAAAAATAATCCTGACCTTGACATCAGCCTGGAAAATGCTCCCTACCAAAAGTTTTCACGCCTGAATGAAACAAAGCAATTGGCAGAAATTGTGAAAAAAATAACATCTTAA
- a CDS encoding FtsX-like permease family protein: MNFSFFVARKYFFGSRISNVIHIISAISLLGVMVGTFALIVVLSVFNGFENVVLSLFNSFDSEIKITLAEGKFFHPDSARYDELAQLPEVRGITPVLEDNALLKYDENQEIATLKAIRPEYLATTGIDTMIYVGESILLENSIPFALLGAGVAGKIGVNIFSEFSRLQAFYPNRDAKRIISLTPDRAFIRMNIFPAGVFSIQQDFDSKYVLVPISFGRELFNEPEKVTAIEINLQPGVNLEKMREKVETLTGPKFVVEDRFQQHALLYRIMKTEKIAVYLILTFILLIAAFNLIGSLVMLAIEKKKDMSVLKSMGANAGLIRRIFLYEGMLLSGIGAVVGIGLGYLICWLQQEYSLIKINSGSTFVLKAYPVDFRLTDFVLVFCTAIVLGLIASYLPARIAYKQLNVADLHK, translated from the coding sequence ATGAATTTCTCATTCTTTGTTGCCCGCAAATACTTCTTTGGAAGCAGAATTTCAAATGTAATTCACATTATTTCAGCCATTTCGCTGCTGGGCGTAATGGTAGGCACTTTCGCATTGATAGTGGTGCTGAGCGTTTTTAATGGATTTGAAAATGTGGTGCTTTCACTTTTCAATTCATTCGATTCAGAAATTAAGATCACGCTGGCTGAAGGCAAGTTTTTCCATCCAGATTCAGCACGATATGATGAACTGGCGCAGCTTCCGGAAGTCCGCGGCATAACCCCTGTGCTGGAAGATAATGCCTTGCTGAAGTATGACGAAAACCAGGAGATTGCCACGCTAAAGGCCATCCGGCCCGAGTATCTTGCTACCACAGGGATTGATACGATGATATACGTAGGGGAAAGTATTCTGCTCGAAAACTCCATTCCTTTTGCCTTGCTGGGAGCCGGGGTGGCCGGCAAAATAGGTGTAAACATCTTTAGCGAATTCAGCCGGTTGCAGGCATTCTATCCAAATAGAGATGCTAAGCGAATTATCAGCCTCACGCCTGACAGGGCCTTTATCCGGATGAATATTTTCCCGGCCGGTGTCTTTTCCATTCAGCAGGATTTTGATTCGAAGTATGTGTTGGTGCCGATCTCCTTCGGGCGGGAGCTATTCAACGAACCGGAAAAGGTTACAGCAATCGAGATTAACCTGCAGCCGGGGGTAAACCTGGAAAAGATGCGCGAAAAAGTGGAGACACTGACAGGTCCCAAATTCGTGGTGGAAGACAGGTTTCAGCAACACGCCTTGCTATACCGCATTATGAAAACAGAAAAAATTGCGGTTTACCTTATCCTGACTTTCATCCTGCTGATTGCTGCCTTCAACCTGATAGGCTCGCTGGTAATGCTGGCCATTGAGAAGAAAAAGGATATGTCCGTTCTGAAAAGCATGGGCGCAAATGCCGGGCTTATTCGCAGAATATTCCTGTATGAAGGAATGTTGCTTTCCGGAATTGGTGCCGTGGTGGGTATTGGCCTTGGATATTTAATCTGTTGGTTGCAGCAGGAGTATTCGCTCATTAAGATAAATAGTGGGAGCACTTTCGTGCTCAAAGCTTATCCTGTAGATTTTCGCCTCACGGATTTCGTCCTTGTTTTCTGCACTGCTATTGTTCTCGGCCTCATCGCTTCTTATCTGCCTGCACGCATTGCATACAAGCAACTCAATGTAGCAGATTTGCATAAATAG
- a CDS encoding glycosyltransferase family 2 protein, protein MAGKTHENFLSVVIITHNEEKNIERCLASVQGIADEILVVDSFSTDATEQICKEFPVRFVQHEWMGYSQTKNFANTLARHNWIFSLDADEVLSPALQNELAQTKSGKERFFTINRLNNYCGKWIRHSGWYPDYKVRLFDRRQAKWVGDYVHEKLELEAGIVPRTLNGVCYHFTISSVAQHVEQINKFSTLSALELKAKGKHFSIWKVVFSPGAKFFSTYFIRRGFMDGFYGFVIAVLSAYSRFLRYTKLYQLNSNARERIS, encoded by the coding sequence ATGGCGGGTAAAACTCATGAAAATTTCTTGTCAGTGGTTATTATCACTCATAATGAAGAGAAAAATATTGAACGCTGCCTGGCTTCCGTGCAGGGCATCGCGGATGAAATTCTGGTTGTGGATTCTTTTTCCACCGATGCTACAGAACAAATTTGCAAAGAGTTCCCTGTTCGCTTTGTACAGCACGAGTGGATGGGATATTCCCAGACCAAAAATTTTGCTAACACGCTTGCCCGGCATAACTGGATTTTTTCTCTTGATGCTGATGAAGTGCTGTCTCCTGCACTTCAGAACGAATTAGCGCAAACGAAATCCGGCAAAGAAAGGTTCTTCACCATCAATCGACTCAACAATTATTGCGGAAAATGGATCCGGCACAGTGGCTGGTATCCTGACTACAAGGTGCGATTATTTGACCGCAGGCAGGCAAAATGGGTCGGAGATTATGTGCATGAAAAACTTGAACTTGAGGCCGGGATCGTTCCGCGAACGCTTAATGGAGTGTGCTATCATTTTACGATTAGTTCTGTTGCACAACATGTGGAACAGATCAACAAATTCAGCACATTATCCGCCCTGGAACTAAAGGCAAAAGGCAAACATTTTTCGATATGGAAGGTTGTATTTTCACCAGGTGCGAAATTCTTCAGCACCTATTTTATCAGGAGAGGTTTTATGGACGGATTCTATGGATTTGTAATAGCAGTACTCTCAGCTTATTCACGATTTCTTCGGTATACCAAGCTTTATCAATTAAATTCAAACGCCAGGGAAAGAATCTCCTGA
- a CDS encoding sigma-70 family RNA polymerase sigma factor, which yields MVQELTKAEQEKIFNEEFLPHIESVYNFAFYLTNDEEDAKDLLQESFLKAYKYAGYYQEGTNAKAWLLKILKNTFINEYRKKSTKPRQLDYDNIEGREVSEDMGIVDLRHEVFKEMIGDEITKAINELPADYRLIILLCDLEGFKYEEIAKIVDVPVGTVRSRLHRARNLLKEKLADYAKKKGF from the coding sequence ATGGTGCAGGAGCTGACCAAAGCAGAACAGGAGAAAATATTTAATGAGGAATTTCTCCCGCATATAGAATCTGTATACAATTTTGCCTTTTATTTAACCAATGATGAGGAGGATGCAAAAGATTTGCTTCAGGAAAGTTTTCTGAAAGCTTACAAATATGCAGGCTACTATCAGGAGGGAACGAACGCAAAAGCATGGCTGTTGAAAATTCTCAAAAATACCTTTATTAATGAGTACAGGAAAAAGAGCACAAAACCCAGGCAGCTTGATTATGACAACATAGAGGGCCGTGAGGTTTCTGAAGATATGGGCATTGTAGACCTGAGGCACGAGGTATTTAAAGAAATGATTGGCGATGAGATCACAAAGGCCATCAATGAACTTCCTGCCGACTACAGGCTTATTATACTGCTCTGCGATCTGGAGGGTTTCAAATATGAAGAAATTGCCAAGATCGTGGACGTGCCTGTCGGAACCGTGAGATCCAGGCTGCACAGGGCACGGAATTTATTAAAAGAGAAATTGGCTGATTACGCAAAGAAAAAAGGTTTTTAA
- a CDS encoding zf-HC2 domain-containing protein, whose translation MVTCKDVGQKVNLLLDNELPEKEQQEVLEHLRECKSCCELYEAEAHLKNQIRSQRGHHPVPKKVIEEVTAMLSGH comes from the coding sequence ATGGTTACTTGCAAGGATGTAGGACAAAAGGTGAATCTGTTGCTGGACAATGAACTGCCGGAAAAAGAACAGCAGGAGGTGCTGGAACATCTTCGGGAATGCAAATCCTGCTGTGAGCTTTATGAGGCTGAGGCACATCTCAAAAACCAGATCCGCAGCCAGCGGGGACATCATCCGGTTCCAAAAAAAGTGATAGAGGAAGTGACGGCCATGCTGAGCGGGCACTAA
- the meaB gene encoding methylmalonyl Co-A mutase-associated GTPase MeaB, whose product MPDLSKQSQFLHYSNKRFLARCISLVENQAGNYQEILTGLQIPPVPVIGITGPPGAGKSTLINALLKKLTDTGKSVGVIAVDPSSPFNFGSLLGDRIRMGDFYNHPNVFIRSLASRGSLGGLSLKAFEVVDVMKAAGFDYVIIETVGVGQSEVEIAGLADTVVVALVPESGDEIQVIKAGLMEIADIFVVNKADRPGAEIYIANLRKMVKHGSDHNWQIPVVQTSALKNEGIDSLIKSIKQHINSGSIQQKKLLLMAEKAYRLIQQQRMKDIQKEVLIKELEIKLAEPSFNIYKYISENF is encoded by the coding sequence ATGCCCGACCTTTCAAAACAGTCGCAATTTCTTCACTATTCCAATAAGCGGTTTCTGGCCAGGTGCATTTCGCTGGTCGAAAACCAGGCTGGAAACTATCAGGAAATCCTGACGGGATTGCAGATTCCTCCTGTGCCCGTGATTGGAATTACCGGACCTCCGGGCGCGGGCAAAAGCACGTTAATCAATGCGCTCCTCAAGAAACTGACTGACACCGGCAAGTCTGTTGGCGTCATCGCAGTGGACCCCTCCTCCCCCTTCAACTTCGGCTCTTTGCTTGGCGACCGCATCAGGATGGGTGATTTCTATAATCATCCCAATGTGTTTATCCGTTCGCTGGCAAGCCGTGGTTCTTTGGGCGGGCTTTCGCTCAAAGCTTTCGAGGTGGTGGATGTAATGAAAGCAGCCGGTTTCGATTATGTCATCATAGAAACGGTGGGCGTAGGCCAGTCAGAAGTGGAAATAGCCGGCCTGGCCGATACGGTGGTTGTGGCGCTGGTTCCCGAATCCGGAGACGAAATACAGGTGATAAAAGCCGGACTAATGGAAATCGCTGACATTTTTGTCGTGAACAAAGCTGACCGGCCGGGTGCAGAAATTTACATCGCCAACCTGCGGAAAATGGTGAAGCATGGATCTGACCACAACTGGCAAATCCCGGTGGTGCAAACTTCTGCACTGAAAAATGAAGGAATTGATTCGCTCATCAAATCAATAAAACAACATATAAACAGTGGCAGCATCCAGCAAAAGAAACTTTTGCTCATGGCCGAAAAAGCTTACCGCCTGATCCAGCAGCAGCGAATGAAAGATATACAGAAGGAAGTCCTCATCAAAGAACTGGAAATAAAGCTGGCGGAACCTTCCTTTAATATTTATAAATACATAAGTGAAAATTTTTAA
- a CDS encoding PDDEXK nuclease domain-containing protein, which produces MPAPPLHNDFHQITHLIHEARQRAFAKVNEELVLLYYQIGRMVSKKVAEGSWGDKTVDELAGFIQDKIPGIKGFNRRGLYRMRQFYETYAPSSACVGFWKERQTKENDTESGADPRNKRGKNASVSPGLTQFKYPGNQHIIFVSSVLTRLSWTHHLLILSKTKTPEEKLFYLLSAIKEKLSVRELERHLNSGLFERTLSSDRQIRSIQKTLPEGIFKDPYIFEFLNLPELHSESDLEKALTENLRKFILEIGRDFTYMGNQYRIQVGNKDYHTDLLFYHRGLQCLVMFELKIEEFKPEFLGKLNFYLEALDRDVKRADENPSIGILLCKGKDTEVVEYSLARNVSPAIIADYETRLIDKEVLRKKLHELAGKLDLPDDS; this is translated from the coding sequence ATGCCCGCACCTCCTCTCCATAACGACTTTCACCAAATCACCCACCTGATCCATGAAGCCAGGCAAAGAGCTTTTGCCAAAGTGAATGAAGAACTGGTATTGCTCTATTACCAGATTGGGAGGATGGTTTCTAAAAAAGTAGCTGAAGGTAGCTGGGGCGACAAAACGGTGGATGAACTGGCCGGGTTTATTCAGGACAAGATTCCGGGCATAAAGGGGTTTAACAGGAGGGGATTATACCGCATGAGGCAGTTTTATGAAACCTATGCTCCCTCGTCCGCTTGTGTGGGGTTTTGGAAGGAACGGCAGACAAAGGAGAACGATACCGAATCTGGAGCAGATCCCCGCAATAAAAGGGGAAAGAATGCAAGTGTGTCACCAGGGCTGACACAATTTAAATACCCTGGTAATCAGCATATTATATTTGTGTCATCAGTGCTGACACGATTAAGCTGGACACACCACCTGTTGATTCTATCCAAGACTAAAACACCGGAAGAAAAGCTATTCTACTTGCTTTCCGCTATCAAGGAAAAACTATCGGTCAGGGAATTAGAGCGCCATCTGAACTCAGGGCTTTTTGAGCGTACCCTGTCGAGCGACCGGCAAATCCGTAGTATTCAAAAAACGCTCCCGGAAGGGATTTTCAAAGACCCTTACATTTTTGAATTTCTCAATCTGCCTGAGCTGCATTCTGAATCAGATCTTGAAAAAGCGCTGACGGAAAACCTGCGGAAATTCATCCTGGAGATTGGCAGGGACTTCACCTACATGGGCAATCAGTATCGTATTCAGGTAGGCAACAAAGATTATCATACCGATCTGCTTTTTTACCACCGCGGACTGCAATGCCTGGTTATGTTCGAACTTAAAATTGAGGAATTCAAACCGGAGTTTTTGGGAAAGCTTAATTTTTACCTGGAAGCGCTGGATCGGGATGTGAAGCGAGCCGATGAAAATCCAAGTATTGGCATTCTACTTTGCAAAGGAAAAGATACGGAAGTAGTGGAATACTCATTAGCCAGAAATGTATCCCCTGCAATAATTGCAGACTATGAAACCCGCCTGATAGATAAGGAAGTCTTGAGAAAAAAGCTGCATGAACTGGCGGGAAAGTTGGATCTGCCAGATGACAGTTAA